In one Lolium rigidum isolate FL_2022 chromosome 3, APGP_CSIRO_Lrig_0.1, whole genome shotgun sequence genomic region, the following are encoded:
- the LOC124704606 gene encoding squalene synthase 8-like: protein MGALSRPEEVVALVKLRVAAGQIKRQIPPQEHWAFCYDMLQKVSRSFALVIQQLGPELRNAVSTLFPPFPTRQTNSLRFETPDLDCNAAAHVVQVCIFYLVLRALDTVEDDTSVANEVKLPILVDFYQHIYNPAWHFSCGTNHYKVLMDNFRLLSTAFLELGQGYQKAIEEITRRMGAGMAKFICQEVETVEDYNEYCHYVAGLVGYGLSRLFHAAGTEDLASDQLSNSMGLFLQKTNIIRDYLEDINEIPKCRMFWPREIWSKYADKLEDLKYKENSEKAVQCLNDMVTNALIHAEDCLQYMSALKDNTNFRFCAIPQIMAIGTCAICYNNVNVFRGVVKMRRGLTARIIDETKSMSDVYSAFYEFSSLIESKIDDNDPSSALTRKRVEAIKKTCKSSGLLKRRGYDLEKSQYRHMLIMLALLLVAIFLGVLYAK from the exons ATGGGGGCGCTGtcgcggccggaggaggtggtggcgctGGTGAAGCTGCGCGTGGCGGCGGGGCAGATCAAGCGCCAGATCCCGCCCCAGGAGCACTGGGCCTTCTGCTACGACATGCTACAGAAGGTCTCCCGCAGCTTCGCGCTCGTCATCCAGCAGCTCGGACCCGAACTGCGCAATGCCGTAAGCACTCTCTTCCCCCCCTTCCCCACCCGACAGACAAATTCGCTCCGATTCGAGACACCCGATTTGGACTGTAACGCGGCCGCTCATGTTGTGCAGGTCTGCATCTTCTACCTCgtgctccgggccctcgacacagTCG AGGACGACACCAGCGTCGCTAACGAGGTGAAGCTGCCCATCCTCGTGGATTTCtaccaacacatctacaaccccgCCTGGCATTTTTCAT GTGGCACAAACCACTACAAAGTGCTCATGGATAACTTCAGGCTCCTCTCCACGGCATTCCTCGAGCTGGGTCAAGG atATCAAAAGGCAATTGAAGAGATCACTAGGCGAATGGGAGCAGGAATGGCAAAATTTATATGCCAGGAG GTTGAAACTGTTGAAGACTATAATGAGTACTGCCACTATGTAGCAGGGCTAGTAGGCTATGGGCTTTCCAGGCTGTTTCATGCTGCTGGGACAGAAGACCTGGCTTCAGATCAACTTTCAAATTCAATGGGTTTGTTTCTGCAG AAAACCAATATAATAAGGGATTATTTGGAGGACATAAATGAGATACCAAAGTGCCGTATGTTCTGGCCTCGAGAAATATGGAGTAAATATGCGGATAAACTTGAG GACCTCAAGTATAAGGAAAATTCAGAAAAAGCAGTACAGTGCTTGAATGATATGGTGACTAATGCTTTGATCCATGCTGAAGATTGCCTCCAATACATGTCAGCGTTGAAGGATAATACCAATTTTCGGTTCTGTGCAATACCTCAG ATAATGGCAATTGGGACATGTGCTATTTGCTATAATAATGTGAATGTCTTCAGAGGAGTCGTTAAAATGAGGCGTG GGCTCACTGCACGAATAATTGATGAGACAAAATCAATGTCAGATGTCTATTCTGCTTTCTATGAGTTCTCTTCATTGATAGAGTCGAAG ATTGATGATAACGACCCAAGTTCTGCGCTAACACGGAAGCGTGTAGAGGCAATAAAGAAAACTTGCAAGTCATCTGGTTTACTAAAGAGAAG GGGATACGACCTGGAAAAGTCACAGTATAGGCATATGCTG ATCATGCTTGCACTTCTGTTGGTGGCTATCTTCTTGGGTGTGCTGTATGCCAAGTGA